One part of the Bacteroidota bacterium genome encodes these proteins:
- a CDS encoding AI-2E family transporter yields MEAESKHRTQSLINLLIKIALIAVVFSWSFTIIYPFVSLLVWGGIIAITLYPVYDKLREKLKGKNKMASVIISLLGILLILIPSGWLIESLVGGISSLNINSEDFELVLPPLPDKIRAIPLLGDKIALVWGSLSSVLMESLGEYKAEIMSAVSWFANALMGIGVGIIQFIVAVIISGVLLYFSESLKDLFSKFFIKIAGDDGENMLDIIENTVRSVSKGVFGVGLVQSLLLGVVFMLAGVPFAGLWALIAMILIIIQMGPTLVSLGVIIYLFNTQGMFAAGIWSVLILAITLADNVVKPIIMGKGSSVPMMVVFLGSLGGFITSGFVGLFIGAIILSVTYILFIDWLGVERTG; encoded by the coding sequence ATGGAAGCGGAAAGTAAACACAGAACCCAGTCATTGATTAACCTACTGATAAAAATAGCACTGATAGCAGTTGTTTTTTCGTGGTCGTTTACAATTATATATCCATTTGTATCTCTGCTTGTATGGGGTGGAATAATTGCAATTACGCTTTATCCTGTGTATGATAAATTAAGGGAAAAGCTGAAAGGAAAAAACAAAATGGCATCTGTAATTATTTCTTTATTGGGAATACTGTTAATTCTTATCCCCAGCGGATGGCTGATAGAGTCGCTGGTTGGAGGTATAAGTTCTTTGAATATTAACAGTGAGGATTTTGAACTGGTATTGCCGCCCTTACCGGATAAAATCAGGGCCATTCCGTTATTGGGTGATAAAATAGCTCTGGTATGGGGAAGTCTGTCATCGGTATTAATGGAGTCTTTAGGCGAATACAAAGCCGAAATAATGTCGGCCGTATCGTGGTTTGCCAATGCACTGATGGGGATAGGAGTAGGGATAATTCAATTTATTGTAGCTGTAATAATCTCCGGAGTGTTATTGTATTTTTCAGAATCTTTAAAGGATTTATTTTCAAAGTTCTTTATTAAAATTGCCGGTGATGACGGTGAAAACATGCTGGATATAATCGAAAATACTGTAAGAAGTGTGTCCAAAGGAGTATTTGGAGTAGGGCTTGTACAGTCTTTGTTACTGGGGGTAGTTTTCATGTTGGCCGGTGTTCCCTTTGCCGGACTATGGGCATTAATCGCCATGATTTTGATAATAATTCAAATGGGACCCACCCTGGTATCTTTGGGCGTAATAATCTACCTGTTCAACACGCAGGGGATGTTTGCCGCGGGTATATGGTCTGTCTTAATTTTAGCTATTACTTTAGCCGATAACGTTGTTAAGCCTATAATTATGGGAAAAGGTTCGTCTGTTCCGATGATGGTTGTTTTTCTTGGGTCATTGGGGGGATTTATCACTTCCGGTTTCGTGGGATTGTTTATAGGGGCAATAATTTTATCGGTAACCTATATTCTTTTTATTGACTGGCTTGGTGTTGAAAGAACGGGATGA
- a CDS encoding uroporphyrinogen decarboxylase family protein yields the protein MKTYYKRSDNFEPDFNNLLKVLNREVPNRPTLFEFAFNNRVNDKLSADYKGDDKDRLFQFKKLINSFINAGYDYATISAWRTNTLSFPKGEIEEKESHSLNAGNMISDRESFEKYPWPDAEKGDYYIYSDLKEVLPEGMKLIASGNGGLLENVIDLVGFENLSYMTLLDEDLTSDIFDAVGSRLLRFYEIVTQVDTVGACIVNDDWGFKNQTMFSPEMLRRWVFPWHKKIVEAVHKSGKKAILHSCGKVDDVMDDIIDDMKYDAKHSYEDLITPVEEAYDLWGDRIAILGGIDIDFLARKTPDEIIERSVTMLKKAMERGGYALGSGNSIPDYIPDENYIAMLSAVNRI from the coding sequence ATGAAGACCTATTATAAAAGATCAGATAATTTTGAACCGGACTTTAACAATCTTTTAAAGGTGCTCAACAGGGAGGTTCCTAACCGACCTACTCTGTTTGAATTTGCATTTAACAACAGAGTAAACGACAAACTTTCGGCCGATTATAAAGGAGATGATAAAGACAGGCTTTTTCAATTTAAGAAACTGATTAATTCTTTTATAAATGCCGGTTACGACTATGCGACAATCTCGGCATGGCGAACAAATACATTAAGCTTTCCCAAAGGCGAGATTGAAGAAAAAGAAAGTCACTCGCTAAATGCAGGAAATATGATTAGTGACCGGGAGAGTTTCGAAAAATACCCCTGGCCCGATGCCGAAAAGGGAGATTATTACATCTACTCCGACCTAAAAGAAGTACTTCCGGAAGGCATGAAACTTATTGCCTCGGGAAATGGAGGATTATTGGAAAATGTAATAGACCTTGTAGGTTTCGAAAACCTGAGTTATATGACTCTTCTCGACGAAGATCTGACAAGCGATATTTTTGATGCTGTTGGTTCCAGGCTTTTGAGGTTTTACGAAATAGTAACGCAGGTAGATACAGTTGGAGCATGTATAGTAAATGACGACTGGGGATTCAAAAATCAAACCATGTTTTCGCCCGAAATGCTGAGGAGATGGGTATTCCCATGGCATAAAAAAATAGTTGAAGCTGTACACAAATCTGGCAAAAAAGCAATTTTGCATTCATGCGGAAAAGTAGATGATGTTATGGACGATATTATCGACGACATGAAATACGATGCAAAACATTCGTACGAAGACCTCATAACTCCTGTGGAGGAAGCTTATGATCTATGGGGCGACAGAATTGCAATACTCGGCGGTATTGATATCGACTTCCTGGCCAGAAAAACACCGGATGAAATAATAGAAAGATCAGTTACTATGTTAAAAAAAGCAATGGAACGCGGTGGCTATGCACTGGGGTCGGGAAACAGTATCCCCGATTATATCCCCGACGAAAATTACATTGCAATGCTGTCGGCGGTAAACAGGATTTAG